The proteins below are encoded in one region of Limnohabitans sp. 63ED37-2:
- a CDS encoding NADH-quinone oxidoreductase subunit C → MTNFAIRPEDLQDTLAAALGDRVQNISIALAEVTVHVNAQHYLSVMQTLRDAPGCQFEQLVDLAGLDYSAYREVGTDGPRFGVTVHLLSVSLNQRVRVKVLCPDDDLPLVASVNELWNSANWYEREAFDLYGIVFEGHNDLRRILTDYGFIGHPFRKDFPLSGHVEMRYDAERQRVIYEPVSIEPREITPRIIREEHYGGLN, encoded by the coding sequence ATGACCAATTTCGCCATTCGCCCCGAAGACCTGCAAGACACCTTGGCTGCGGCCTTGGGTGACCGGGTCCAAAACATTTCCATCGCTTTGGCCGAGGTGACCGTTCATGTGAACGCGCAGCATTACCTGAGCGTGATGCAAACCCTGCGCGACGCGCCAGGCTGCCAATTTGAACAACTCGTTGACTTGGCGGGCCTCGATTACTCGGCCTACCGCGAAGTGGGCACCGATGGCCCACGTTTTGGGGTCACCGTGCATTTGTTGTCGGTGAGCCTGAACCAGCGTGTGCGCGTGAAAGTGCTGTGCCCTGATGATGATTTGCCTTTGGTGGCTTCGGTCAATGAGCTCTGGAACTCGGCCAACTGGTATGAGCGCGAAGCTTTTGACCTCTACGGCATCGTGTTTGAAGGTCACAACGACCTGCGCCGCATCCTGACCGATTACGGTTTCATTGGTCACCCCTTCCGCAAGGACTTCCCCTTGTCGGGTCACGTTGAAATGCGTTACGACGCCGAGCGTCAGCGCGTGATTTACGAGCCGGTGAGCATCGAGCCGCGTGAAATCACGCCACGCATCATCCGTGAAGAACACTACGGAGGCCTGAACT
- a CDS encoding NuoB/complex I 20 kDa subunit family protein has protein sequence MIEGVMKEGFITTSYDSVVNWAKTGSLWPMTFGLACCAVEMMHSATARYDLARFGAEVFRASPRQADLMIVAGTLCNKMAPALRKVYDQMSEPRWVISMGSCANGGGYYHYSYSVVRGCDRIVPVDVYVPGCPPTAEALIYGIIQLQQKIRRTHTIARA, from the coding sequence ATGATTGAAGGCGTGATGAAAGAGGGCTTCATCACCACGAGTTACGACTCGGTGGTGAACTGGGCCAAAACCGGCTCGCTCTGGCCCATGACCTTTGGTCTGGCCTGCTGCGCGGTCGAGATGATGCATTCGGCCACGGCCCGCTACGACTTGGCCCGCTTTGGTGCCGAGGTGTTCCGCGCCAGCCCTCGCCAAGCCGACTTGATGATCGTGGCCGGCACCCTGTGCAACAAGATGGCCCCGGCCTTGCGCAAGGTCTATGACCAGATGTCCGAACCGCGCTGGGTGATCTCCATGGGCTCTTGCGCCAATGGCGGTGGTTACTACCACTACAGCTATTCCGTGGTGCGCGGTTGCGACCGCATCGTGCCGGTGGATGTGTACGTGCCGGGCTGCCCGCCCACGGCCGAAGCCCTGATCTACGGCATCATCCAGCTGCAGCAAAAAATCCGCCGCACACACACCATTGCGCGTGCTTGA
- a CDS encoding NADH-quinone oxidoreductase subunit A produces MNLEQYLPILLFILVGVAVGIIPQVLGYILGPNRPDAEKNSPYECGFEAFEDARMKFDVRYYLVAILFILFDLEIAFLFPWAVALKEVGMAGFVAVVIFLAILVVGFVYEWKKGALDWE; encoded by the coding sequence ATGAACCTCGAACAGTACCTCCCGATTCTTTTGTTCATTCTGGTCGGCGTTGCTGTCGGCATCATTCCCCAGGTTTTGGGCTACATCCTCGGCCCCAACCGACCTGACGCGGAAAAAAACTCCCCCTACGAATGCGGCTTCGAAGCCTTCGAAGACGCCCGCATGAAGTTCGATGTGCGCTACTACCTGGTCGCCATCCTGTTCATCTTGTTTGACCTCGAAATCGCTTTCCTGTTCCCATGGGCTGTGGCCCTCAAGGAAGTGGGCATGGCCGGTTTTGTGGCTGTGGTGATCTTTCTGGCCATTTTGGTCGTCGGTTTTGTCTACGAGTGGAAAAAAGGCGCCCTGGACTGGGAATGA
- the secG gene encoding preprotein translocase subunit SecG, whose product MSVMLTLILVVQMLSALAMIGLILIQHGKGADMGAAFGSGGSGSLFGATGSANFMSRTTAVLAAVFFVCTLLLAYFGKLAPTSSGSVLEGAAVTAPAPVNNSPAAQIPGNAPAAQTDNSVPPAPAK is encoded by the coding sequence ATGAGCGTGATGTTGACCTTGATTTTGGTGGTGCAGATGTTGTCGGCACTGGCCATGATTGGCTTGATCCTGATCCAGCACGGCAAAGGTGCGGACATGGGCGCTGCCTTTGGCAGCGGTGGTTCGGGCAGCTTGTTCGGTGCCACGGGCAGTGCGAACTTCATGTCGCGCACCACAGCGGTGTTGGCAGCGGTGTTTTTTGTTTGCACTTTGCTGCTGGCTTATTTTGGCAAACTCGCCCCCACCTCGTCGGGCAGCGTGCTCGAAGGAGCAGCTGTGACGGCACCCGCTCCAGTGAACAACAGCCCCGCAGCGCAGATTCCTGGCAACGCCCCCGCTGCACAAACAGACAACAGCGTTCCTCCTGCACCGGCGAAATAA
- the tpiA gene encoding triose-phosphate isomerase has product MAMAAKLMVGNWKMNGSLAANASLLSDALSGMDGVSCRAAVCVPAPYLAQAQNLLAGAALALGAQDVSAHESGAYTGEVSANMLRDFAVRYVIVGHSERRQYHGETDAVVATKTQRALAAGITPIVCVGESLAEREAGQTEAVVKRQLAAVIHANGHCISEIVVAYEPVWAIGTGLTATPEQAQAVHAVLRAQLQAATAHAERVSILYGGSMNAANAASLLAQPDVDGGLIGGASLNAPDFLSMLKAASR; this is encoded by the coding sequence ATGGCGATGGCAGCCAAGTTGATGGTGGGCAATTGGAAGATGAATGGCAGCTTAGCGGCCAATGCGTCTTTGTTGTCTGACGCTTTGAGCGGCATGGACGGTGTGTCCTGCCGTGCTGCGGTGTGCGTGCCTGCGCCTTATCTGGCGCAAGCCCAAAACTTGTTGGCTGGCGCTGCTTTGGCTCTGGGCGCACAAGACGTGTCTGCCCACGAGTCGGGCGCTTACACCGGTGAGGTGTCGGCCAACATGCTGCGTGATTTTGCGGTGCGTTATGTCATCGTGGGCCACTCGGAGCGGCGGCAATACCACGGTGAGACCGATGCCGTGGTGGCCACCAAGACGCAGCGTGCTTTGGCCGCAGGCATCACCCCCATCGTGTGTGTGGGCGAGAGCTTGGCCGAGCGCGAAGCGGGTCAGACCGAAGCTGTTGTGAAGCGGCAGTTGGCGGCGGTGATCCACGCCAACGGCCACTGCATCAGCGAAATCGTGGTGGCGTATGAGCCTGTTTGGGCCATCGGCACCGGATTGACGGCCACCCCCGAGCAGGCCCAAGCGGTGCACGCGGTGTTGCGTGCCCAGCTGCAGGCGGCCACAGCGCATGCGGAGCGTGTGTCAATTTTGTACGGCGGCAGCATGAATGCGGCGAACGCCGCCTCTTTGCTGGCGCAGCCTGACGTGGACGGCGGCCTGATCGGCGGTGCGTCTCTCAATGCCCCAGACTTTTTATCGATGTTGAAAGCCGCCTCGCGCTGA
- a CDS encoding NAD(P)H-quinone oxidoreductase, whose product MNVIEIQSYGAPEVLVPGSRPDPVAGAGELLIRVSASGINRPDVLQRLGNYPVPPGASDIPGLEVAGVVVSGDAAAMAEAGFAGGDRVCALVAGGGYAQLCVAPVAQCLPVPKGLTDIEAASLPETFFTVWSNVFDRGRLQAGETLLIQGGTSGIGVTAIQMAKAAGATVIATAGSDAKCQACLDLGADHAINYKTTDFVAEAKRLTGGVGVNVILDMVAGDYVAREVEALAEDGRLVIIAVQGGIKSEFNAGLVLRRRLTITGSTLRPRPVAFKAAIAQSLRTTVWPWIESGRIKPVIYSVFAAAEAGGGLPSGAAQAHALMETNQHVGKIVVTW is encoded by the coding sequence ATGAACGTCATTGAAATCCAAAGCTACGGCGCCCCCGAGGTGCTGGTGCCAGGCTCCCGCCCTGACCCTGTTGCAGGGGCAGGGGAGTTGCTCATTCGCGTCTCGGCCAGCGGCATCAACCGCCCCGACGTGCTGCAACGCCTAGGCAACTACCCCGTGCCCCCCGGTGCCTCGGACATTCCGGGCCTCGAGGTTGCGGGCGTGGTGGTGTCGGGCGATGCAGCGGCCATGGCCGAGGCAGGTTTTGCTGGGGGCGACCGTGTGTGCGCCTTGGTGGCAGGCGGTGGTTATGCGCAGTTGTGCGTGGCCCCGGTGGCCCAGTGTTTGCCGGTGCCCAAGGGGCTGACGGACATCGAAGCCGCTTCGCTGCCCGAGACCTTCTTCACTGTGTGGAGCAATGTGTTTGACCGTGGGCGTTTGCAAGCGGGTGAGACCTTGTTGATTCAAGGCGGCACCAGCGGCATTGGCGTCACAGCCATCCAAATGGCCAAGGCGGCCGGTGCGACCGTGATCGCCACCGCGGGTTCTGACGCCAAGTGTCAGGCTTGCTTGGACTTGGGTGCTGACCACGCCATCAATTACAAAACCACCGACTTCGTGGCCGAGGCCAAGCGCCTCACCGGCGGTGTGGGTGTGAATGTGATTTTGGACATGGTCGCTGGCGACTATGTGGCGCGTGAAGTTGAGGCCTTGGCAGAAGATGGCCGCTTGGTCATCATCGCGGTGCAGGGCGGCATCAAGAGCGAATTCAATGCAGGCTTGGTTTTGCGCCGCCGTTTGACGATCACAGGTTCGACCTTGCGTCCACGCCCAGTGGCGTTCAAAGCAGCGATTGCCCAGTCTTTGCGCACAACCGTTTGGCCTTGGATCGAGTCGGGCCGCATCAAGCCGGTCATCTACAGCGTGTTTGCAGCGGCAGAGGCGGGTGGTGGTTTGCCATCGGGCGCGGCGCAAGCCCATGCCTTGATGGAGACGAACCAGCATGTTGGCAAAATTGTGGTGACTTGGTGA
- the pnp gene encoding polyribonucleotide nucleotidyltransferase: MSIFNKVTKTFQWGQHTVKMETGEVARQAGGAVLLDMEGTVVLATVVGSKIAKAGQDFFPLTVDYIEKTYAAGKIPGSFFKREAKPSEHETLTSRLIDRPIRPLFPEGFYNDVHVVIHTVSLNPEVDADIAAMIAVSAALSISGIPFNGPIGAARVGYINGEYVLNPGQTQRKDSVMDLVVAGTEAAVLMVESEALQLSEEIMLGGVVYGHEQSAIAINAIHELVREAGKPVWDWQAPARDTAFESKLATLAEEKLRAAYQIRNKQARTHACREAYASVKVALAEEGVAFDPVKLDNLLFEIEARIVRSQILAGEPRIDGRDTRTVRPIEIRNSVLPRTHGSALFTRGETQALVITTLGTDRDAQRIDALAGEFEDRFMFHYNMPPFATGEVGRMGSTKRREIGHGRLAKRALAAVLPGKEEFPYTVRVVSEITESNGSSSMASVCGGCLSMMDAGVPMKAHVAGIAMGLIKEDNRFAVLTDILGDEDHLGDMDFKVAGTTNGITALQMDIKIQGITKEIMQVALAQAKEARMHILGKMQEAMSTANTEVSDFAPKLFTMKINPEKIRDVIGKGGATIRALTEETGCQINISEDGTITIAATDGEKAEIAKKRIEQITAEVEIGKVYEGPVTKILDFGALINLLPGKDGLLHISQIAHERVEKVTDYLSEGQIVKVKVMETDEKGRIKLSMKALLDRPAQG; encoded by the coding sequence ATGTCCATTTTTAACAAAGTTACCAAAACCTTCCAGTGGGGCCAGCACACGGTCAAGATGGAAACCGGCGAAGTGGCTCGCCAAGCTGGCGGCGCTGTGCTGCTCGACATGGAAGGCACCGTGGTGCTCGCCACCGTCGTGGGTTCCAAGATCGCCAAAGCCGGTCAAGATTTCTTCCCCCTCACGGTCGATTACATCGAGAAGACTTACGCCGCAGGCAAGATCCCCGGCAGCTTCTTCAAGCGTGAAGCCAAGCCCAGCGAGCACGAGACCCTGACCAGCCGTCTGATCGACCGACCCATCCGTCCTCTGTTCCCCGAAGGTTTCTACAACGACGTGCACGTGGTCATCCACACCGTGTCTTTGAACCCTGAAGTTGACGCCGACATCGCCGCGATGATCGCCGTGTCTGCCGCTTTGTCCATCTCGGGCATCCCGTTCAACGGCCCCATCGGCGCCGCTCGCGTGGGTTACATCAATGGCGAATACGTCCTGAACCCCGGCCAGACCCAGCGCAAAGACAGCGTGATGGATCTGGTCGTGGCCGGTACCGAAGCGGCTGTGCTGATGGTCGAATCCGAAGCCCTGCAACTGTCCGAAGAAATCATGCTGGGCGGTGTGGTGTATGGCCACGAGCAGTCGGCGATTGCCATCAACGCCATCCACGAGTTGGTGCGCGAAGCCGGCAAGCCCGTGTGGGACTGGCAAGCGCCTGCCCGCGACACGGCTTTCGAAAGCAAGTTGGCCACACTGGCCGAAGAAAAGCTGCGTGCCGCTTACCAAATCCGCAACAAGCAAGCCCGTACACACGCTTGCCGCGAAGCCTACGCTTCGGTCAAAGTCGCTTTGGCAGAAGAAGGCGTGGCGTTTGACCCCGTCAAGCTCGACAACCTGTTGTTCGAAATCGAAGCCCGCATCGTGCGCAGCCAGATTTTGGCCGGTGAGCCCCGCATCGACGGCCGCGACACTCGCACTGTGCGTCCCATCGAAATCCGCAACAGCGTGCTGCCCCGCACCCACGGCTCGGCGCTGTTCACACGTGGCGAAACCCAGGCTTTGGTGATCACCACCCTGGGCACCGATCGCGATGCACAGCGCATCGATGCGCTGGCGGGCGAGTTCGAAGACCGCTTCATGTTCCACTACAACATGCCTCCCTTTGCCACGGGTGAAGTGGGCCGCATGGGCAGCACCAAGCGCCGCGAAATCGGCCACGGCCGTTTGGCCAAGCGTGCTTTGGCCGCTGTGTTGCCAGGCAAAGAAGAGTTCCCCTACACCGTGCGTGTGGTGTCTGAGATCACCGAATCGAACGGTTCTTCGTCCATGGCTTCGGTCTGCGGCGGCTGCTTGTCGATGATGGATGCGGGTGTGCCGATGAAAGCCCACGTGGCCGGTATCGCCATGGGCCTGATCAAGGAAGACAACCGCTTTGCGGTGTTGACCGACATCTTGGGTGACGAAGACCACCTGGGTGACATGGACTTCAAAGTGGCCGGTACCACCAACGGTATCACCGCGCTGCAGATGGACATCAAGATCCAGGGCATCACCAAAGAAATCATGCAGGTCGCTCTGGCCCAGGCCAAAGAAGCCCGCATGCACATTCTGGGCAAGATGCAAGAAGCGATGAGCACGGCCAACACCGAAGTGTCTGACTTCGCGCCCAAGCTCTTCACCATGAAGATCAACCCCGAGAAGATCCGTGACGTGATCGGCAAAGGCGGCGCCACCATCCGCGCCCTGACCGAAGAGACCGGCTGCCAGATCAACATCTCGGAAGACGGCACGATCACCATCGCGGCCACCGACGGCGAGAAGGCCGAGATCGCCAAGAAGCGCATCGAGCAGATCACCGCCGAAGTCGAAATCGGCAAGGTCTATGAAGGCCCAGTCACCAAGATCTTGGACTTCGGTGCCCTGATCAACCTGCTGCCCGGCAAAGATGGTCTGCTGCACATCAGCCAGATCGCCCACGAGCGCGTTGAGAAGGTGACCGACTACCTGAGCGAAGGTCAGATCGTCAAAGTCAAGGTCATGGAAACCGACGAAAAAGGCCGCATCAAGCTGTCGATGAAGGCTTTGTTGGACCGTCCTGCTCAAGGCTAA
- the rpsO gene encoding 30S ribosomal protein S15: protein MIASSIKAEVVKANARAANDTGSPEVQVALLTARINELTPHFKTHAKDHHGRRGLLRMVSRRRKLLDYLKSRDADRYVALIAKLGLRK, encoded by the coding sequence ATGATTGCATCTTCAATCAAGGCAGAGGTCGTCAAGGCCAACGCACGTGCAGCCAACGACACTGGCTCCCCAGAAGTCCAAGTGGCTTTGCTGACAGCCCGCATCAACGAGCTGACACCTCACTTCAAAACACACGCCAAAGACCATCACGGTCGCCGCGGTCTGCTGCGCATGGTGAGCCGTCGCCGCAAACTGCTCGACTACCTCAAGTCCCGTGATGCTGACCGTTACGTTGCGCTGATCGCCAAGCTTGGCCTGCGTAAGTAA
- a CDS encoding DUF4377 domain-containing protein produces MKKSTYLRLVLSSALVALGLWSIPAAQAQACTREYAPVCGQVAGQMPQTFANRCTLDNAKARPIAQGECPHTATPTTQPMLGGDSDNKGCKASAGYSWHAELASCIRPWMTSAITLEVAAHRQKCPRQTDTKCLMVREVQDGQKKPRWAPFDGEIAGYQHSTGKRQLLRVRKDKLENVPADAPSITYTFLKKLR; encoded by the coding sequence ATGAAAAAATCGACATACCTTCGCCTTGTTTTGAGCAGCGCCCTGGTCGCACTGGGCCTGTGGTCCATCCCCGCGGCACAAGCTCAGGCCTGCACCCGCGAATACGCCCCCGTCTGCGGCCAAGTTGCGGGCCAAATGCCACAGACTTTTGCCAACCGCTGCACACTCGACAACGCCAAGGCCCGCCCCATCGCCCAAGGCGAATGCCCACACACCGCCACACCCACAACTCAACCCATGCTTGGCGGCGACAGCGACAACAAGGGCTGCAAAGCCTCTGCGGGTTACAGCTGGCATGCCGAACTCGCCAGCTGCATCCGCCCCTGGATGACCAGTGCCATCACCCTCGAAGTCGCCGCCCATCGCCAAAAATGCCCCCGCCAGACCGATACAAAATGCCTGATGGTGCGCGAAGTGCAAGACGGCCAGAAAAAACCACGGTGGGCCCCCTTCGACGGCGAGATCGCAGGTTACCAACACAGCACCGGCAAACGGCAACTCTTGCGCGTGCGCAAGGACAAACTGGAAAACGTCCCGGCCGACGCCCCCAGCATCACCTATACCTTCCTCAAAAAACTGCGCTGA
- a CDS encoding serine hydrolase domain-containing protein → MNNPNALPAAKDCDPLALGWMQGSPPAADKIIRFEDGSGYRFPQLRWSFAHYRQLVPTVTVAKGFKPSTPLQMAQGLPSVGYTPMGGAGVCHWADMLEATYTDAILVMHKGQVLLEHFGGVMTPGREHIAMSVSKSFMGLLAACLVAEGALDETQRVDHYVPELTGSGFGDATVRQVMDMTTAIDYSENYADPQAEIWKHMCAGGVMPRPPGYSGPANFYDYLKTVRKLGEHGERFTYRTANTDVLGWIVRRVSGQNTEHMLSERIWQPMGAELDAYYTVDPNGTAFAGGGLNTGLRDLARFGELVRNHGRVGQTQVLPAAAVADTFAGADPARFAANGPATLAGWSYRNMWWVSHNAHGAIMARGVHGQNIYIDPKAEMVIARYASHPVAANIANDPHTLPAYHALALALLG, encoded by the coding sequence ATGAACAACCCAAACGCTTTGCCAGCCGCCAAAGACTGCGACCCCTTGGCTTTGGGTTGGATGCAGGGCTCGCCGCCCGCAGCCGACAAGATCATTCGGTTTGAAGATGGCAGTGGCTACCGCTTTCCGCAGCTGCGTTGGAGCTTTGCACATTACCGGCAATTGGTGCCCACTGTCACCGTCGCCAAAGGTTTCAAGCCGTCCACGCCTTTGCAGATGGCCCAAGGCTTGCCCAGCGTCGGCTACACCCCGATGGGCGGCGCAGGTGTGTGCCACTGGGCCGACATGTTGGAGGCCACTTACACCGATGCGATCTTGGTCATGCACAAGGGGCAGGTGCTTTTGGAGCACTTTGGTGGGGTGATGACGCCCGGGCGTGAGCACATTGCCATGTCGGTGTCCAAATCGTTCATGGGTTTGCTGGCCGCGTGCCTGGTGGCCGAGGGTGCGCTCGACGAAACGCAGCGCGTGGACCATTACGTGCCTGAGTTGACCGGCAGCGGCTTTGGCGATGCCACCGTGCGGCAGGTCATGGACATGACCACGGCCATTGATTACTCCGAAAACTATGCCGACCCGCAGGCCGAAATCTGGAAGCACATGTGCGCTGGCGGCGTGATGCCCCGCCCGCCCGGCTACAGCGGCCCGGCCAACTTTTACGACTATTTGAAAACCGTGCGCAAGCTGGGCGAGCATGGCGAGAGGTTCACCTACCGCACGGCCAACACCGATGTACTGGGCTGGATCGTGCGCCGTGTGAGTGGCCAAAACACCGAGCACATGCTGTCCGAGCGCATCTGGCAGCCCATGGGCGCCGAGCTGGACGCGTATTACACCGTGGACCCGAACGGCACCGCTTTTGCAGGCGGGGGCCTCAACACAGGCCTGCGCGACCTGGCGCGGTTTGGCGAACTGGTGCGCAACCATGGGCGCGTGGGCCAGACCCAGGTCTTGCCTGCCGCAGCGGTTGCCGACACCTTTGCAGGCGCCGACCCGGCCCGTTTTGCGGCCAACGGCCCGGCCACGCTGGCAGGCTGGAGCTACCGCAACATGTGGTGGGTGTCGCACAACGCCCACGGCGCCATCATGGCGCGGGGCGTGCACGGGCAAAACATCTACATCGACCCCAAAGCCGAGATGGTGATCGCCCGCTACGCCTCGCACCCCGTGGCGGCCAACATCGCCAACGACCCGCACACCCTGCCCGCTTACCACGCTTTGGCGCTGGCCTTGCTGGGCTGA